In Mastacembelus armatus unplaced genomic scaffold, fMasArm1.2, whole genome shotgun sequence, the genomic window AGTCGTCACTACAGCAACCGCCATCTGTACACCAACAGTACCGTGACAATCTCTGCTGTCAGTCTGAAACACAGTGGACTCTACACCTGCACTGCTGTCAACAAAGCAGGCATTTCCATGACAACCGCACAGCTCAGAGTTCTGGGTAAAAAAATTAACTAAAAACTTTACATTATGACATTATAACATGTAACTTCACAATAACATTATAATAACATATTCTAACATTATAATAGGCTGTAGGAACAAGATAATaactaaaaattatttattttatttcctgtgtgttttcatgcaggAGCAGATGTGAAACCACCAGATCAGTCTCAGGTATAAGTTAGGGCAGCTAAATGCAGGAAGACTGAGGGCAGATTGAGGAAGTCAGCTCTTAGTGCCTCAGGAGACAGTTAGTACCAGTCTAAGACCAGATTTTGTGATGTGGTCAgaaacatgtctgtttttctgtgacatttgaGAGGAAAAAGCTCAGATGTacagacatacagtaactaTGGAGGCACAGCTGGAAAGTTAAGGTCCGCCCAGTATAGGCTGGTTCTAGAGGGCTTGTTGGAAAGtcagtcttttctctgttgAATGAAATAAGTAAAAATCGGCACAGCCTAAAGCAGGCAGCAAGAAATATGGCCGACAGTGCAGCAAGCTCCGGTGAATGACTCTGGAAGACCAAAGGAATGACCCTGATAGTAGTAATAGGTTGGTAAAGGGAGAGCAGAAAATTTGTCCAGATATACAATAAGGGCTGGAGAGTTTTGTTGTTATGGGGCCTTGAAGATTTGAGACAGCATGGCCTGGTTACTCCATCTTTGGGGCCATATGACAGGGCAATCACAACAGGAAGGAAGGATCATCCATTACTTGGCACATCCCACTGTGTATTTTGGTAACACCATAAAGACAAACTGAGACTGATGAAGTATTtactctccctctttttctcctttgtcagATGCTCCTTACCTGAGGATCTACCTGCAGATACAGAATGCTAATGTTTACACCAAGACCACAGAAGTCAATAGGGGCCTGCTTTCTGGTGTTAGAATTACACCAGGGAAGGCGCAAGAAGAGCTAGAAGCTAATATTAGTGGTATTTCACTGGAAGGGAAGGGTGAAATTACTGCTAACATTAGCTCTATAAGAACAAATGTGAACATCACTAACATTAGTGGCACCAGCAGAGTGGAGGTCTATGAAGGTCGAGAtgtgacactgacatttgtGATGGAGGGATATCCTCTAATCAGGGACCAGCGCTGGACAAGATCACCACATGTCAACAATGACAACAACACAGTGTACCAGGAGAGCTACAGTGTTAATGGATACAGGTTAGCACACTGACAACTATAGGCTAGAGTTCTAAAGCAGGTCTGAGAGACGTGGTACTCCAAAACTATCACCTAAAGTTTTGTTATGGTGGTATTTGATGATGCAGTTTGTTAAGGTGATATGTTGGTGTTAGGCTTTGTTAAGGCATTATTCTCCATGTTGTTAAGGCAGTTTAGTTGGAGTTACAAgttgtttttatgttgcagGTCAGAGTCGAGCCTGCTGCTGTGGCGGGTCCGAGAGGAGGATCGAGGTCGATACtcgttttatttttcaaatttgtttttcagtggcTCACAAAACATCGACCTCCGAGTATATCGTAAGAAACTGAGCTGCTGATTGAATTCTGGATTCTGGAATCTCCAGAATTAATTAACTTATAaattcagatgtttttcttcaggttCTCCAAAAGCCATCACCTCTCTAGAGAATAGCACTCTGACCTGCACCAGCTCTGGATATCCATTACCCACAATCCTCTGGTACACCTGTCCTGGTGTTCACAACACGTATGTACCAATAGACAAAACGCTCATTAGCTCCCCCTACAGGCTGCATGGTTCCTTACATCAACAAAATGAGCAGGAGTAGAGTTAAACATGTCCTGACGGTGGTGCTACAGGAAATGTTTGACAGattctgtgatttttttgtgtgaagtaaaaagattaaaaaaaattgtacacTTTCTTCTTTTACCCTGAAATTATTATTGATATGAGCTTTTGGTCACACACACTAGTTGGTCTAACCAGAATTGAATTCAGAATAAGAACCAAgggtttgtcattttaatgcagtCCTTTATAAACCCATTAACCAtgtataaaacattaaacattaaaatgagaCGGGAGATAAGATCAAATCAGAAAAGAGTAAAATAACAAACAGGACAGGTGAAACAGCTTCAACTCCTCTTGCAGGTGTGCAGATGTCTCCAGCTCTCAGGTGCATCCAGGTGACAGGCCCTCACAGGATgatgagaaggaggaggtgaggagacAACTTGCTTTGTCACCTGGTGATGATGTCACTATCGAGTGTGTCGCCTACAATGAGATCGGGGAGTCACGTGATGTCTTTGTTCCTCGTAAGTGTCAGTACAAACGtgattattcatttattataaaaccttgtgtgtgttttaaatcaaCCTGTTGTAGTTGCTTTAGGTTTGGATTTAAAACCTTCAACCTCCTTGTTCACTCCGGCTCTGATTGGTGCTCTGAGTGCCACGGCCGTCCTTCTCTTGCTCCTATTGGTTGTCTTTTACAAGTGGAGACAGGTATGCTTACTGATCACTATGTATTCTGTTTATTAATAAGTACATTGTTACAGGCACAATATGTACAGTATCATGGATGCATGCCACCAAATTATAACTACTACCTTCACAAAACCTGTTAGGTTTGTAGAAATCCCAAATAAATTTTCTCTGTTATGACTAAAATGATCCAAGTTCCTGCACAATGTTGAGCAGAGAAAGAAATCTGTacaaaaaacctgaaaaaaagcTCTACaatgagcacaaaaacaaaataatcagaTCCTATTTATGTCATATTTAATTTTCCTAAGAACATGccaattattacatttttagtttCAAACTGTAATGAATGTGGTATaacaatgtaaatgtgaaacGATGAATGGAGGTAATTATGtgttgtttaaaatgacaaactgaagctaaatgtgtgtttgctgtgttcaCCATTTTAACATATTCTCCAGTTTTATCAGACTGGGATATTTTATTCCCTGAACCTTGATGTGTCAGCATCACAAATTCTGAATGATCCCTCATGATCCACGTTCAGGACTTCCTGTGTGTGGAattttattttggggttttaTTTCCTTTGTCACCTGGTTTTatcccaggtagctttatgttcatctgtttttattagtttcacctgtgtatgtgtgtgtgtgtgtgtgtgtgttccctaGGCAGCTTTGTGATTAGCCTCACCTGATACTGATTAGTCATGCAGGAGTATTTAGACCTGCTCTCTGCCTCACCTAGTTGCTggattgtgttgttgttttgttggtcTACCTTGACCTGCTTTCTGTGGCGCTTTATCCTGTTCCCTACATTCTGTGAGttctctgtgtgtatctgtggcTTGCTGTGATCTGCCTGTCCCCTGTGTGTGCACCAACCCTTTTCTGAGTTTCATCCTGATCCCTGAGGTATAACCTTACCCCTGGTAAATACCTCATTCCCGTGTTTTCACTGGACTTCAGCTTTCCTTCCACACTCTCCCGAGTGTCCTGGTTTcgtctgctgtttgtgtgtgactccAGTTTTCCCTGCTCCATGATTTCCTGATTCCCATGTTCTCcagaaccctaaccctaacccttctATATATCTGAGTAAAgtattttttctgttaaatagTCTTTGAAGATGCAAATTTGGGtccaaataaaattatttatggAAATGTGACAAATATGGATATTCTACTGACAGACATGGTTCTAATAGAAAGATAGATCACTATCTGCAAACACGTGTAACCTGCTCTGTGACAGGATTTAGCTAAATTACTGATCTGTAAactaaaaaacataaatatgtgaCTTATTGTGTTCACTATTAcacattaaatcaatttaaGCAAATTgggtcagatttttttttttaaaaacatggatCACATCAGTTTTCACTGCTTTAATCACAACCTGCACTTCAAATATCTTCATTAACATGCTAATTGTCACATTTCAATTTCTTTTCTCAGAAACCCAAATATGAGATTCGCTGGAAGATCATTGAAAGCACCAGTGGAAACAACTACACTTTTGTTGACCCCACTCAGCTGCCGTACAACCAGAAGTGGGAGTTTCCCCGAGACAAACTCCGTCTCGGTATGAGATCATGTGATCAAAATGACAGTGATGTTCAGTTTGACCTCTTGAACAGGTGTCTTCAGTGTTCTGTGCTTTAGTCCTTCacatttgacctttgacctggtACCAGGTGCTGTTTTGGGCTCAGGGGCCTTTGGGAAGGTTGTTGAGGCAACGGCGTATGGTCTGGGAACTGACAATGTCACAAGAGTCGCGGTTAAAATGCTCAAACGTGAGTcctcacatcatcatcatcttaaTTTTTACCTGTCCAACACTTTTCTGCTGTGCTCATACGGTTTTATGTCTCCTGTGGAAATAAACAGCAAGTGCTCACTCGGAGGAGCGTGAAGCTCTGATGTCAGAGCTGAAGATCCTCAGCCATCTTGGTTACCATGACAACATCGTAAACCTCCTGGGAGCCTGCACTCAAGGAGGCAAGgatgattttaattattaaatatcaacatgagattatatattaaaattacacagacataaatttgactgatgaaaataaaaatgtgcattaatCCACCACTGAAAATAATCCCTGACAAATCTAATATTTCCAGTTTCTTTGATAAAATTTACCGTGACCTTTAGAAAATTACCAGGTCTTTCTTGTTCTGTATAACATTAccaataaatgtaaaattaatttctgcaattttatggtgttttatacataaataattaattaatttgtggATAATGAAAATTATAGTTACAGTATTTCATAGAATAAAACTATATTTCTCTCAGGACAATTTTACTTTGTAAATCTCACTGATTTGAATGAGAAGAGTTTTTCTGTCAgcaataaagcttttttttttttaatcttatctaTTCTAACTTGGTAACTTTGACCTTTCACCCCCAGGACCCATGCTGATGATCACAGAGTACTGTAGTCATGGTGACATGCTCAACTTCCTGCGGTCTCACGCTCAGGATTTCATGGCGTCCATTTTGAGTGTGAATGAAGCGGAGGAGAAAGCCTTGTACAAGAACATGGCTGCCCAGCATGCCAGATTCAGGAGGTCTGAGTTATTCCCGTTTCAGCCGACAGATCAATTGAACTTATTATATGAGACAGGCAGAATAAACGGTCACTGTCATTTCTTACTAAGTTTGTTTTATcaaccagtttttaaaaacactaacaaaTGCATCAACCTTTCCATCAGTTCTACTTCTATTGTACATATTTCTGTTTGGCACTGCAGTGTCCCCAGCTCTCCTACAGTAAATGTTATGTCTTTGCCTGTCAGGACATTTAGCTCAGATTGACATCAGCAGCTTCAGTCATTTATTTCATTAGTGGTTCAGTTACCAGCTAACTGGTCTCGTCCAATCACATTTGTTGCAGTGACAGTGGGATCTCATGCTGTTCAGAGTATCGGGAGATGCAGCCTGTTTTCAGTCCAGGACAAACGCACCAGGGTAACAACCTGTACTCAcctggtcacacacacctgagcaCACTTAACTCATCTCAATTCACCTGGACTCACCTGCAGATccttctgtttgtgtctctctcagATGTGCAGACAGACACTTTGACTGTCAGTGACCTCATGATATTTTCGTACCAGGTGGCACAGggtctggacttcctgtcgaccaaaaatgtaagaaaacacACGCATGCTTGTGAATCTCTATGTGTGAGGACCTTCAGCAACCTGCCcttacctgtctgtctctcacctgTCTTTCTGTAACAGTGTATCCACAGAGACGTGGCGGCAAGGAACGTCCTGCTGACTGATCGTTGCGTTGCGAAGATCTGTGACTTTGGTTTGGCTCGAGACATTCGCAATGACGACAGCTACATTGTGCAGGGAAACGTCTGTGTTTCACCTCCACATTCTGTTTACCTGACAGTCTAAACAATACTTTCTGATTCTTGTCTCTTATTTTGACACTTCCTGTCCTTTATTTTGACAGGCCCGTCTCCCAGTGAAGTGGATGGCTCCAGAGAGCATCTTCCAGTGTGTTTACACTGTGCAGAGTGATGTTTGGTCTTACGGGGTCCTATTGTGGGAGATCTTCTCTCTGGGTAAACATCCAATCACATCACAGCTCTAATTATAATCGGTGTTGATTTCTAATGATGAgaatttctgtgtgtgtatttacctgTTCAGGTAAGAGTCCGTATCCAAACATTGCTGTGGATACCAACTTCTACAAGATGATCAAAGATGGCCACCACATGGCCCCGCCAGAGTTTGCTCCAGCAGAGATGtgagatttattattattgctgttgtttaactcacatttttatctgtggtTATCTGGTAAATTCAGATCTCAGCAAGAGATCTTTCTAAGGATGCATTTGCCCATAAGTGGGATCTTTTGCACTTCCCTTGCTGAGGGGTGGCCTGGGGGATTCTGACCTAATGTTCCTATCATCACTGGCACTTCTTGACCCACGTCCTTGTATATCTCATCTTTCTGACGACTGTTTGGTCGTACAGCTAAATAGTTTACCACATTTAAAGACAACCATGGCACATTTATCTAGACCAAACTCCATTTTGACCAAACCCTGTCAGACCGTGTTTCAGCTGTGTCTCATCCCTCACAAATCGTTTCAGATCGTCCATGTAATGTTAGATGGCTGACTTTATCACTGATGTCAAATCCAACACCTTCTCTATTCAGCATGTTCATCAACAGTGTCAGCGCTaagcagaataataataataagggaGCTGGAGTCACCTTGAGATATTTCTTGCTTTATGATGTGACCTCCAGTGTAATAAAGCCACATTTCAGTCTTCCACTCTCTCATTGATGCTTTGACAAATCAAGTAATATTTGGACATATTCAATAGATTTCCATGATTGTAGCAGTCTAGGTATGAGGCAAAATGTCAAATGCTTTCCTGTAATCTGTCCATGGCGTACCTAGATTCTGTAGATGTAGATTCTTTGCCTGTGATAACCATTTTACTCATTAACTGATCTTTACGTCCTCTAGATGCTCTTCAACAGCCTCTGTTTGTCTGGGAGGGTTCTTGAGTAAATGATATGTTCTGTTTGTCGGTGCAGCCATTAAGATCTTGTGATTGGTCAATGATTCTTCAGGTCTTTTCTGTCCTTGCCTTTGAAGAGTAGGACAGTGCTTCCAAATGTTAACCACACAGGATCTTGTATTGTTCATATTgaatcacactcacacagcagaCGTTTTGCAACTTATCTAGCCCAGGAGCTTTCCAGTTATGGGTTAGCAATCTCATTTACTGTGAAGTCCTTCCATGAATCTGGTGTTATGTATTCAATCCAAGTTGCTTGAATCATAATGGACAACCTTATCTTCAGGTGTTCCATGCTAGAAGCTGGTGACTTGTTCTTGAGAAGGTGGATCAGTAATGATTTCTGGTTGTTCAACTGACAATAAAACCCTTTAGAGTCTTAATTGAAGATTTTATTCTGATGGTTGTgattatttctgaggttttgcCTGGAgattcatttacacatttattattgatCTAACACACCTGTCCTCTAAGGTATCAGCTGATGACTCTCTGCTGGAGTCTCGAACCCATTGACAGACCAACCTTTAAAATGATTGGCACGCTCATCAGCAGGCTCCTTCCCTCCACCAATGACACGTTGCCATATCACAGCCATCAGGTGAGGACCAATCAGACATGAGAGGATTTCTGTACCCTGCGGTATATGCGCCAGGTTTGAAACCAGAAAGCAGTTTAAACCTTTGGTACCTGAACTCATCACTTCTTCTCTCCTCAGTCGACATACAGAAACATTGAtgaaagcagagaagaagaggaggaggtcaGAGGAAGAGTAACActgaagagagaagaagagctgCATCAGAGAGGTAATTAATCCAACTGATATCAGATGCTGCTAAGAGACAGTTCCCCTGTAAACCTGAACCCACTTCCTGTCCTGATCTCCTCAGAGCGCCGTGATGACGAAGAGGAACAGGAGCCGATGATGAACGTCTACCAGCTGTCCTGATCGTCTCGTCCAATTAGAATGTGGCTCAGTTTCTCATGTTTCTGCTGATTCTCAATTTGATGGTGAATGAGCGTGagtttcagtttgtgttgaaGCTCAGAAAGGTCCACAACAAGCGCACATGTCTAGTCCGTTAAACTCCAACCTGAGCCACAGCAGGTTGTTAATCAATGATAAAAATCAGTATCACACACTTAACTGTTCAAACACCAGGAAACCACAAGTTTACACACTGGACTTCGTCCCAACAAATATGTtaaacacacctgaacacagatAGAGACGCCCACACCTGTGCTTTGTTTGTCCATATGTTCGTTAACAACTACAGTTTCTGCACCGTGAACTGAACCATTGAAAAGACTcattgatgattttttttttatacaaaattTCATTCCtgacaaacaaaccaaagcaaaaatgatcaaatttacAAACACAATTAAGAATCAGCCACTAACCAAATAACATTTTGGACTAATTAAGTTTTTCTTTGGCCACTAATCAAACGGagttattttttatgattttattacagattGTGACAGCAGAGACAGTGAATGATAAAAGTTTTTCATTGTCCCACTTTATTTGTTCATATAGTAAAACTGTTATAAATCACTTCCAGTTGTGACTGATGAAGAATTAGTCTTTGATGATCTAAGATCATTAAATCATCAGACTAATAAAATAAAGCTGATGTTGTGGAACatgaaatctgtcatttttaaatctttaatctTTGATTTCTACTCTGTGTCtgatcagaaatgtgttttatatttaatagaCAGTGTCTCCTGGGTTTTTGTCTAAATAAACTGAGGCTGATGCAGTTTGGAGGATTTGTTCCCGTTTTTCCTATTTCACCATAAATCTCcatgtttaatgtattttcatgGATTTTTAATGTGACAAAATATCTGCAATTATatggaagacaaaaacaataaacagacacatattAGTACATGTTTAAATATGTGCATCTTTAGTTCAAGGCAGGACTCACCTATGTTGCAGGTGATGTCTCTGTTGTACTTGTCAGGGGACAAATTAAAGTAGATCACCTGACGGCTTTACAGCAGCTGGACTTTGGATTCTGATAGCGAAGGTTTGATGTCAGAAgagtttgttgtttattattttccacTGGTGTCACTCCAGTATAACCAGTAAAAGTGTCACAATGTTCAGGACAATCTGCATTTTatcttattgatttatttatgtcAGACGCACATGTTCCAGCGTCTGATCACATCTAGACATTTCAAAAAGTGATCAGTCCAACTTTTGTCATCTTTTGATGAATGATTAACATTTATTGATCCTCAGCCCACGATAAGTTTCAGGTCATTGTAACATGATGATGTGTAAATTCTCCACAGtgagatttgtttgtttatgaatgTCATTAATCATCTGATCAGATTGATCTTGTCAGACACAAACAGGTGagctcatttaaaaatacaaggTGAATAATTGATCACTGAAGTAAACATGACAGACACTTGGGTCTGAAAAAAGATAAATGCGTGTCTTTAATTTCTGTGATTATTGATCAACAACATATTTTATCATAAAAGTCAGAGCTTTATCTCGGCTGCTCAGTATTCATGGCAGTGGAAATGTGACTGGTGATTATCAGCTGCTGTACTGATAAGAAAACAGTAATTTTCAGCTCAATAAAACTGATCACTGATCAGTTCACATCTTAACTCTGTAAACGAGacaaaccagcagcagctgctctcaTTCGTTTATGTGGTGACAGTTCACCTGCAACAGGTTAGTCAGTTTGAGGAAATTTGTGATAAAGTAGTGAAAGTAGATTCATCCTTTCAAATCGTGTTGTCAATATTTCTATTGATTGTGACACTCTCAGTATGAAGCAGCGTTTGTCGTCTCTGGAGTTTCTCCTCAGCGTCATTTGTTCTCTTCTTCTGGTCTGTTGTGTCGGACTGATCGCTGTCTCATGGATCAGCCTGAAGCCTGGAGGTAACCAGCAGCCTTAAACCAGTCACACTTCAGTGGATGTTATTGATCAGCATTGACGCTGTTATTTGTGTGCCAAGGCACCGTTGAGCCTGCAGCGCTGACAGGTCGGATGGTGATCACAGAGGGAGCTGAGTTTTCTGAAGAGCTGAGAAACTCCAGCAGCCTCAGTTTTAAATCTTTGGCCTTCgatgtgcagcagctggtgAGATCACAGACTTTTGTTGTGAAGTATTAAAGGtagattttgttattttcattgtATTAGTAGTAGAAGtcgtagtagtagtagtggtggtAATACTAATATTAGTAAACTCACCTGATCACAGTCTGCTCTGTGATTGGTTGACAGGTGTTTGAGGCGTTCAGTCACACTGAGCTCAGACGGATCTACAGGCTCTGTCAGGTTTTATCCTTCAGGTCAGACATCTGATCAATAACATCAGAACTCCAGGTTTTTAATAATTaactgattgattgactgatgCTTAGTTGCTTCATTTCCTAATAGCTGATTGTTTCTTACCTacatttgattatttgattCATCTGTTCATTCTAATCATTACTGAATCTGCTGTTAATCATATTGATTAGATGATTAATGTCAGTGATCTATATCCTCAGTCAGGGCAGTGTggcagtgacctttgacctctggtTCAATCACCTGATCGAAGTAGAGAAGGTGGCACAACAGCTGTGGGTGGGGCTTCAGGAGGTCAAGGGCAGAGCATTGGTGATTGACCAAAACAGTATCCAGATCACAGGTGAGTCTGGGGTCAGGGTGAGATCACGTGAGGTCACAGTGAGGTCATGAATTCCAACAGAAAATGCGGAGAAagttaaaatagattttaaaatttctataaaacatgaaattctagattcttttctctttgtttagATCAGATTGGAACAGATAAGATTCAGTGCAATGTTTCTTTCTACAGTGTTTGCTCATCAATACAACAAAAACCTGTggaaaatatttagaaatgtttcATTCATGTTACTTGAAAATTGTTTAACTGGAACAAAGTCCTGATGAATCTGTCCACTGGAAATAAACATTACATGAACTATAAAGACTAtcattataaattataaagtGAACATGAAGGAAGTGTCGAGTTTGTATTAATTGTATTAATTAGAAATAACATTACGTTTTCAACCTCTGCGGATGACGACACGACGAAAAAAAAGTAACTAACTAGAGGGAAATGTACAGGTGTGcacaggttatgatagagagaaaacttgcagtgcgacatggaggaagaaagggatccagggagtgttCCTGAGTCCGTCAATGATGCAGCAGATttggaaaagcaagacattccccatccatggccgtATTTAAGAGAACTATTCGATGTTGTCGGCTCCAAGAATGATTAATAGTGAATGTGTTGTGGTTTGTTTCCTGTACCGGCACTGTGTAGGTTAATAGAAGaagaatttaatttttttgtgtagaacttttttaattttgtgaagttatcaaaagatgtattgtgtatcgttgacagcaaaaaaaacatttttacttttttacttaagtacatttcagaccctgtactttcttacttttacttgagcaGAGGGGTCAAGTTGGTACTTCTGCGTCTTTTTTCACgcaaatatctgtacttttacttaagtatagaatATGAGTACGTACCTCTGCCAGCAGGTAATATAGTCCTAATGAGATCCAGGCTGGATTAGATAAAACCAGTATCCACTGGGTCAGATTAGAACAGACACTGATTCTTGGTGTTTATGCAACCTTGCAGcaaaaacttcaaaataaagtgaagatgtaactgtgaatgtttttctgcagagaaACTAGACCAGACAACAGCTACACCAACACCTGTCCCACCTGCCACAGGTGAGAAAACCCAAGGAGGTCAGGTGTTAAAGTCATCACAACAGTTCATTCAAAGCCCCCAAACAGAAACTATAACATTAGAATCTAAACAGTGAATGTTTTCCTGCAGAGAAACCGGACCACATGACAGCAGCACCTACAACAGGTGAGTAAACCCAAACAGGTCAGGCGATTTAGTTTGTCTATATGAAAGGGAATTTTCTTCATTCTGTCCTTTGTGTCCAGGAATGTGTGGTCCACATCAGGCGCCCTGTACTGATCGATCAATGTGTGTTCTGATCAGTCGGTTCTGTGACGGAGTCAACGACTGTCCTGATGGCTCCGATGAAGTTGCGGCTCACTGTGGTCAGTGACTTACACACCAATCAGACTGATTGAACAGAAATGGGTCATGTTAGAAACATCTGGAGGTGCTGCAGTACCAcagtttatattattattattattgttatcattaAGTTCACCTGTAAGTAGGGATCAACATAGCACATATGGCAGGTCCCATGTTTCAGACTGGACAGGTGTTATAAAGGATGCACCTGGGATGTTCTCATCACACTTGTTTCCATAGCAACAACATGTGATGGACAGTTTGTGCTGAGAGGACCAAGCGGGTCGTTCAGTTCATTGGATGTTTCTGAGACGGACCAGAACAGCAGGTTTTGTCGCTGGATCCTCAGGTCGGACACTGCCCCTGCACTGTATAGGCCTACACTGCATATACACACTAAGTACACACTGACTATGCACTGTACACATACTGTGGATACAGTGTGCACACTGTatacacactttacacacactgtgtacacaTTGTGTATACTTTATACACACTGCATGCTATCAGATTAGATAAAGACTTTCATAATAAGAGTCATTTTATTATCAGCGACCATATACTGTCAGACTGACgagagactttcacaataaaagcgAGAAAGCTGAGGCTCAGAGATGAGGAAGTGGCAGATAATTAGATTTATGCaccatttgaatttttttctgtttgagagTAAAACAAAGTCGTGTTGTGTTCAGGGTTGATCAAGGATTTTCAATTCAGATCAACTTCCAACAGtttgaaacagaagaaaacatcgACACTCTGAGACTTTACGAAGGTGTCGGATCAAATAAAATGCTCACAGGTAAAAGTCTGACTCACGTTTTAGATTGTGCTGAACGTCAGAATTCAGCCAGATGTTTGAACATCAGGATCAGTCCCTAACCCTGACAGCACTTTCACTCTTAACACGTTTTGCAGCTGACCTCTCAGGCTCGACCCCTTCTGGCACTGTGTGGCTGCTGACTAACCAATCAACTGTTGAGTTTATCTCTGACAATGTCAACAACATGTCAGGGTTCAAAGCCACCTACAGCGCCACCAACA contains:
- the csf1rb gene encoding macrophage colony-stimulating factor 1 receptor 2 isoform X2, with protein sequence MLVHSVLLSIALSCCCAAQDPPSPPSIHLNFDFLPNQTEVVLTARSSFSLSCHGNSLVRLSSTAFRLLYLDKLPNPLEVKSSDPRHTGTYRCVYINQSLGHLETWIHLYVKDATDPSSVFVTPRRSPEIEEGQDFMLRCLVTDPSITNLTLQSESGIRSRGQGLPQGMNVTFDPRRGALIQDMRRSFNGRYTCSGWKDGKEFKSKPVDLLVVPRLRHPPSLSVSQDEFIRLEGEKFEVTCLASNPSHFYNITWTHPNTQLNVTVSRHYSNRHLYTNSTVTISAVSLKHSGLYTCTAVNKAGISMTTAQLRVLDAPYLRIYLQIQNANVYTKTTEVNRGLLSGVRITPGKAQEELEANISGISLEGKGEITANISSIRTNVNITNISGTSRVEVYEGRDVTLTFVMEGYPLIRDQRWTRSPHVNNDNNTVYQESYSVNGYRSESSLLLWRVREEDRGRYSFYFSNLFFSGSQNIDLRVYRSPKAITSLENSTLTCTSSGYPLPTILWYTCPGVHNTCADVSSSQVHPGDRPSQDDEKEEVRRQLALSPGDDVTIECVAYNEIGESRDVFVPLALGLDLKPSTSLFTPALIGALSATAVLLLLLLVVFYKWRQKPKYEIRWKIIESTSGNNYTFVDPTQLPYNQKWEFPRDKLRLGAVLGSGAFGKVVEATAYGLGTDNVTRVAVKMLKPSAHSEEREALMSELKILSHLGYHDNIVNLLGACTQGGPMLMITEYCSHGDMLNFLRSHAQDFMASILSVNEAEEKALYKNMAAQHARFRSDSGISCCSEYREMQPVFSPGQTHQDVQTDTLTVSDLMIFSYQVAQGLDFLSTKNCIHRDVAARNVLLTDRCVAKICDFGLARDIRNDDSYIVQGNARLPVKWMAPESIFQCVYTVQSDVWSYGVLLWEIFSLGKSPYPNIAVDTNFYKMIKDGHHMAPPEFAPAEMYQLMTLCWSLEPIDRPTFKMIGTLISRLLPSTNDTLPYHSHQSTYRNIDESREEEEEVRGRVTLKREEELHQRERRDDEEEQEPMMNVYQLS
- the csf1rb gene encoding macrophage colony-stimulating factor 1 receptor 2 isoform X4 — protein: MLVHSVLLSIALSCCCAAQDPPSPPSIHLNFDFLPNQTEVVLTARSSFSLSCHGNSLVRLSSTAFRLLYLDKLPNPLEVKSSDPRHTGTYRCVYINQSLGHLETWIHLYVKDATDPSSVFVTPRRSPEIEEGQDFMLRCLVTDPSITNLTLQSESGIRSRGQGLPQGMNVTFDPRRGALIQDMRRSFNGRYTCSGWKDGKEFKSKPVDLLVVPRLRHPPSLSVSQDEFIRLEGEKFEVTCLASNPSHFYNITWTHPNTQLNVTVSRHYSNRHLYTNSTVTISAVSLKHSGLYTCTAVNKAGISMTTAQLRVLDAPYLRIYLQIQNANVYTKTTEVNRGLLSGVRITPGKAQEELEANISGISLEGKGEITANISSIRTNVNITNISGTSRVEVYEGRDVTLTFVMEGYPLIRDQRWTRSPHVNNDNNTVYQESYSVNGYRSESSLLLWRVREEDRGRYSFYFSNLFFSGSQNIDLRVYRSPKAITSLENSTLTCTSSGYPLPTILWYTCPGVHNTCADVSSSQVHPGDRPSQDDEKEEVRRQLALSPGDDVTIECVAYNEIGESRDVFVPRLDLKPSTSLFTPALIGALSATAVLLLLLLVVFYKWRQKPKYEIRWKIIESTSGNNYTFVDPTQLPYNQKWEFPRDKLRLGAVLGSGAFGKVVEATAYGLGTDNVTRVAVKMLKPSAHSEEREALMSELKILSHLGYHDNIVNLLGACTQGGPMLMITEYCSHGDMLNFLRSHAQDFMASILSVNEAEEKALYKNMAAQHARFRSDSGISCCSEYREMQPVFSPGQTHQDVQTDTLTVSDLMIFSYQVAQGLDFLSTKNCIHRDVAARNVLLTDRCVAKICDFGLARDIRNDDSYIVQGNARLPVKWMAPESIFQCVYTVQSDVWSYGVLLWEIFSLGKSPYPNIAVDTNFYKMIKDGHHMAPPEFAPAEMYQLMTLCWSLEPIDRPTFKMIGTLISRLLPSTNDTLPYHSHQSTYRNIDESREEEEEVRGRVTLKREEELHQRERRDDEEEQEPMMNVYQLS